The Glycine soja cultivar W05 chromosome 6, ASM419377v2, whole genome shotgun sequence genome has a window encoding:
- the LOC114416401 gene encoding uncharacterized protein LOC114416401: MDDKQENLLTLSLPSQLVSIDEELWRMAEDRVQEILWTIEPNVLSEVNRKDVIDYVQRLIKGYYGAKVLPFGSVPLKTYLPDGDVDLTTLIHEDAEEDLAQAICNILKSGDDSEYQVKDIQYIRAQVRLVKCTVKNIAVDISFNQMAGIYTLRFLEQVDQLVGKNHIFKRSIILIKAWCYYDSRLLGGHYGLLSTYAVEILVLYIINRFHSVVRGPLEVLYIFLDYYSSFDWDHNYVSIWGPKSLSSLPEIVETPECDQGEFLLQKEFLTNYKNMCSYPTRASETLTHEFPVKFMNILDPLRNDNNLGRSVSIASLHRLRFAFAYSAQKLKQIFTLPGENMGAALEKFFFSTLERNGKGERADVGVPVAPFGTGRFEEPVLNGDCENYCGGSQYVQLYHNYAMPVIVDSSSLALPDDILASSTQQNWSLFYHGGTDVYIPRHTLYHPTYNLEGGGKSRGTGTYIPDLNYNSYWDMSTKAPRPRRFPSSKHNAFPRSRLKKKQVEEVHSEIDINANSDSRLFEFLNEDFPVLPCNSKAIPPTQAEESTPLEKFHSETDMDGTSRSFEFSNEDFPLLPKVCSETHMDGNSRSFGLSKKDSPLLQSARKTILSGSANLTKQAKSFPFSKVSKLKNIEFGTFKKSQSLTEPSVSTKDEKEDSDISLSKKNCACIFEGGDREERLIS, encoded by the exons ATGGATGATAAGCAAGAAAATTTGTTAACGTTGTCCTTGCCTAGCCAATTGGTATCAATTGATGAGGAACTATGGCGGATGGCTGAAGACAGGGTGCAAGAGATACTATGGACAATTGAACCAAATGTTTTATCTGAAGTGAACAGAAAGGATGTTATTGACTATGTTCAGAGGCTGATTAAAGGTTACTATGGAGCAAAG GTCTTGCCATTCGGTTCTGTTCCACTAAAAACCTATCTTCCTGATGGAGATGTTGATTTGACAACTCTCATTCATGAAGATGCAGAGGAGGATTTGGCACAAGCAATATGCAATATACTTAAAAGTGGAGATGACTCTGAATACCAAGTAAAAGACATACAATATATACGCGCACag GTCCGGCTAGTAAAATGTACAGTGAAAAATATAGCAGTTGATATCTCTTTCAATCAGATGGCTGGAATCTATACTCTACGCTTTTTGGAGCAG GTTGACCAACTTGTTGGAAAGAACCATATTTTCAAACGCAGTATTATCTTAATCAAAGCTTGGTGCTATTACGATAGCCGACTACTTGGCGGACACTATGGCCTGTTATCAACATATGCAGTAGAAATATTAGTCTTGTATATTATCAATCGTTTTCATTCAGTAGTGCGtggtcctctagag GTGCTATACATATTTTTGGACTACTACAGCTCATTTGATTGGGACCATAATTATGTTAGTATATGGGGTCCAAAATCCTTATCCTCTCTTCCAGAAATTGTTG AGACACCAGAGTGTGATCAGGGTGAATTCTTGCTCCAAAAAGAGTTTCTTACAAATTACAAGAATATGTGCTCTTATCCAACAAGGGCATCTGAAACTTTGACCCATGAATTTCCTGTTAAGTTCATGAACATCTTGGATCCTTTAAGAAATGACAACAACCTAGGTCGTAGTGTGAGCATAG CCAGTCTACATCGATTAAGATTTGCTTTTGCCTACAGCGCTCAAAAGCTTAAGCAAATCTTCACACTTCCTGGAGAAAACATGGGTGCAGCACTAGAGAAGTTTTTCTTCAGCACTTTGGAAAGGAATGGAAAAGGAGAAAGGGCAGATGTTGGGGTTCCGGTTGCTCCATTTGGTACTGGAAGATTCGAAGAGCCTGTCCTTAATGGAGATTGTGAAAATTACTGTGGTGGCTCACAATATGTTCAGTTGTATCATAATTATGCCATGCCAGTAATTGTAGATTCCAGTTCTCTAGCTTTGCCTGATGATATCCTTGCATCATCAACGCAGCAAAACTGGAGTCTGTTTTATCATGGTGGTACCGATGTATATATCCCGAGACATACACTCTATCATCCAACTTACAACCTTGAAGGAGGAGGGAAATCACGTGGAACAGGCACATACATACCTGACTTG AATTACAATTCCTACTGGGATATGAGCACCAAGGCACCTAGGCCAAGGAGATTTCCTTCTTCAAAGCACAATGCATTTCCCAGATCACGTctgaaaaagaaacaagtggaaGAGGTTCATTCTGAGATAGACATAAATGCTAATTCAGATTCAAGGTTGTTTGAGTTCTTAAATGAAGATTTCCCCGTTCTTCCATGCAATTCCAAGGCTATACCGCCAACACAAGCCGAAGAGTCTACGCCATTAGAAAAGTTTCATTCTGAGACAGACATGGATGGTACTTCTCGGTCATTTGAGTTCTCAAATGAAGATTTCCCCCTTCTTCCAAAGGTTTGTTCTGAGacacacatggatggtaattcaAGGTCATTTGGGCTTTCAAAGAAAGATTCCCCCCTTCTTCAAAGCGCTCGCAAGACCATCCTGTCAGGGTCTGCTAATTTAACTAAGCAAGCCAAGAGTTTCCCATTCTCTAAAGTGTCTAAACTGAAAAATATTGAGTTTGGAACTTTCAAGAAATCACAATCATTGACAGAACCAAGTGTGTCAACAAAGGATGAGAAAGAAGATTCCGATATTTcattatctaaaaaaaactgTGCTTGTATTTTCGAAGGTGGCGATAGAGAGGAAAGATTAATctcttga
- the LOC114416402 gene encoding uncharacterized protein LOC114416402, with product MQDAIGIPACFSSALKSSDDHTTVTRLGQSVHMSLYRTKIADQCRLITITWCKNVMLHGLSVSVEGPEGEAQYCCKVELKPWYFWRKQGSKHFIVHGDKAVDVFWDLKAAKFHGETEPTSEYYVAVVCDKEVVLLIGDLKKEAYRRTGCRPALIDPILVSKKEHIFGKRKFSTRARFHEKGRCHEISIECKNKSNNNIGGDGDKIQPEMEIKLDGHVVIHVKRLQWKFRGNESIHLNKMRVEVYWDVHDWLFSPGLKHALFIFKPVLSSSNISLSSSHSISSSSPPLSSSSTPLSTQTGSSGSLEGFSVSESSEFCLFLYAWKVEQ from the coding sequence ATGCAAGACGCAATTGGGATTCCAGCATGCTTCTCTTCTGCTCTGAAGTCAAGTGATGATCACACAACCGTGACTCGTTTAGGCCAGAGCGTGCACATGTCCCTGTACAGAACAAAGATTGCTGACCAGTGCCGCTTGATCACCATCACATGGTGCAAAAACGTGATGCTCCATGGGCTTTCAGTATCAGTGGAAGGCCCAGAAGGAGAGGCCCAATACTGCTGCAAGGTGGAGCTGAAACCATGGTACTTTTGGAGAAAACAAGGTTCCAAGCACTTTATCGTACACGGTGACAAAGCCGTTGACGTTTTCTGGGACCTTAAAGCCGCGAAATTCCACGGCGAGACAGAACCAACCTCGGAGTACTACGTTGCCGTGGTGTGCGACAAAGAGGTCGTGCTTCTGATCGGTGATTTGAAAAAAGAAGCTTACAGAAGAACCGGGTGCAGACCAGCGCTTATTGACCCAATTTTGGTTTCGAAAAAAGAACACATTTTTGGGAAGAGAAAGTTCTCTACAAGAGCCAGGTTTCACGAAAAAGGTAGGTGCCATGAGATCTCAATAGAGTGCAAGAACAAGAGCAACAACAACATTGGAGGAGATGGAGATAAGATTCAGCCAGAGATGGAGATAAAATTAGATGGGCACGTGGTGATCCACGTGAAGCGCTTGCAATGGAAGTTTAGAGGGAACGAGTCGATTCATCTCAACAAGATGAGAGTGGAGGTGTATTGGGATGTTCACGATTGGCTCTTTAGTCCTGGTTTGAAACatgctttgtttatttttaagccTGTTTTGTCATCATCCAATATTTCTCTGTCATCATCGCATTCAATTTCATCATCTTCACCACCGTTGTCATCATCATCCACACCGTTATCTACTCAAACGGGGAGTTCTGGGTCGCTGGAAGGGTTCAGTGTCAGCGAGTCTTCAGAGTTTTGCTTGTTTCTATATGCTTGGAAGGTTGAGCAgtga